Proteins encoded by one window of Anopheles maculipalpis chromosome 2RL, idAnoMacuDA_375_x, whole genome shotgun sequence:
- the LOC126567929 gene encoding zonadhesin-like: MWISGIQGLTLLGCWCVIFLTDSVTSLTEQRRFALPGRRPAMRQLVVQCPTPYFVNGEVKIRNRGRMVRFDCSYGFKLVGNRYSNCQNGRWDTTTPVCVKSGCDMLPEVASGYVLYEMNKASAWLSCFDGTELAGSRNTYCNGTHWDRPLGVCRRTGQSTATACDFEAESLCGWSNDALHDFDWKRSDGTLNPRALRTGPKYDHTTMQPKAGHFMIVDSGEQLTNDTARFISPMFEPELSIGACFQFYYHMYGESVGTLNVYVKPMTSDLYDVKPVFVLQGNQKNIWHEGHVEVAQQTERFQIIIEASLGLRYKSDIAIDDVSLLQGDSCRVAVEDSEDPPSEAENLPVKIDSCENRCGSSMAAVLNASDTIVHCDCHEDCVTGETCCPDYRERCVFEVGGIVVSNASTTTTVPMTSTTTTTVPATSSTARSTASSTTKQTTVTTTTSTTTTTTTAKPTTTPTTTTTTPRTTTTSTAATSTTKRYNLRPSRPSFVPMTNRPRITTTTTTTVATTSTTTAPYSPATSTTKNPITTTQSDIVFQPTTESTTEEVIVPDLTIKLTVEKLREAPNLIKFFIYALSTVTFFVCILSVTYFYARKSRTSVLARLKEKSQKSGFEDIRFLAGEEDLDFNIGHGGEAEEEEEEGGTKNPKSTKEVKQTTEAKRVSKKDAKTDAVQTQKQTPIAHVRNGDEDTDNDDSSDDESGSAKRSHSKANKKPYQKYVKYHDEDMESTLL, translated from the exons ATGTGGATATCAGGCATACAGGGACTAACCCTGcttggttgttggtgtgtaaTCTTCTTGACCGATTCCGTCACCAGCTTAACCGAACAACGACGCTTCG CCCTTCCTGGCCGCCGTCCAGCAATGAGACAGTTGGTGGTGCAATGTCCTACACCGTACTTTGTCAACGGTGAGGTGAAAATTCGAAACCGAGGTCGTATGGTACGGTTCGATTGTTCATACGGGTTTAAGCTGGTGGGCAATCGGTACTCCAACTGCCAAAATGGACGCTGGGACACCACCACACCAGTTTGTGTGA AGTCCGGATGTGATATGCTGCCGGAGGTCGCTTCCGGTTACGTGCTGTACGAGATGAACAAAGCGTCTGCGTGGCTTTCATGCTTTGACGGAACGGAACTGGCCGGATCACGGAATACGTACTGCAATGGAACGCACTGGGATCGTCCGTTGGGTGTTTGCCGTCGAACGGGTCAGTCAACGGCTACAGCGTGCGACTTTGAGGCGGAATCACTGTGCGGCTGGTCGAACGATGCACTACACGACTTTGATTGGAAACGAAGCGATGGCACGCTAAACCCACGAGCACTCCGAACCGGTCCCAAGTACGATCATACCACGATGCAACCGAAGGCAGGACACTTTATGATCGTCGATTCGGGCGAACAGTTAACGAACGATACGGCACGTTTCATTTCGCCCATGTTCGAACCGGAACTTAGCATCGGGGCGTGTTTTCAATTCTACTATCACATGTACGGCGAATCGGTTGGTACACTGAACGTGTACGTAAAACCGATGACCAGCGATCTGTACGATGTGAAGCCGGTGTTTGTGCTGCAGGGAAATCAGAAAAACATTTGGCACGAAGGACACGTGGAGGTCGCACAGCAAACGGAACGGTTTCAGATCATCATCGAAGCAAGCCTTGGACTGCGGTACAAAAGTGACATTGCGATCGACGATGTGAGCCTGCTGCAGGGTGACAGCTGTCGGGTGGCAGTTGAAGATAGTGAAGATCCACCATCGGAAGCGGAAAACTTGCCGGTGAAGATTGATTCGTGCGAGAACCGGTGCGGGAGTAGTATGGCAGCTGTGTTAAATGCTAGTGATACGATTGTGCACTGCGATTGTCACGAGGATTGTGTGACTGGTGAGACCTGCTGTCCAGACTATCGAGAACGGTGCGTTTTTGAAGTTGGTGGAATAGTAGTTAGTAACGCTAGTACGACGACTACTGTGCCTATGACGTCTACAACAACGACCACTGTACCAGCGACTTCTAGTACCGCACGTTCTACGGCTAGTAGTACAACGAAGCAAACAACGGTTACTACCACTACTTCTACTACAACGACTACAACTACTGCTAAACCGACGACTACgccgacgacaacgacgacaacgCCAAGAACAACGACAACATCAACTGCTGCCACATCCACCACGAAGAGATACAATCTACGTCCATCAAGACCCAGCTTTGTCCCAATGACCAATAGACCTCGGataactactactaccaccacaacTGTTGCCACAACATCAACCACAACTGCGCCCTACTCTCCCGCTACGTCCACAACGAAAAACCCCATCACTACCACCCAATCCGATATAGTGTTCCAACCAACAACGGAATCCACAACAGAAGAGGTGATCGTGCCCGATTTAACCATCAAATTGACAGTCGAGAAGCTGCGCGAAGCGCCCAACTTGATAAAGTTTTTTATCTACGCCCTATCCACAGTAACGTTTTTCGTGTGCATCCTAAGTGTAACGTACTTTTACGCCCGAAAATCACGCACCAGTGTGTTGGCCCGGTTGAAGGAGAAATCGCAAAAGAGTGGCTTTGAGGATATCCGCTTTTTGGCTGGCGAGGAAGATTTAGATTTCAACATTGGCCATGGAGGAGAAgcagaggaggaagaggaggaaggtGGAACGAAAAATCCCAAATCGACGAAGGAAGTGAAGCAAACAACGGAAGCGAAACGTGTGTCCAAGAAGGACGCCAAAACGGATGCggtgcaaacacaaaaacaaacaccgatTGCACATGTTCGCAATGGAGATGAGGACACCGATAATGATGACTCTTCGGATGATGAAAGTGGTAGTGCGAAAAGAAGCCActcaaaggcaaacaaaaaaccgtatCAGAAGTATGTAAAATACCATGACGAGGATATGGAATCGACCTTACTGTGA
- the LOC126568397 gene encoding probable DNA-directed RNA polymerase III subunit RPC6, producing MDEISTIGFQIISLAKDKPEGINNDDLSESLQGVPPEKRVQALNKLLLDGVLEILKKGNTLIYRMKDPGKKSSAPKDIDNEERVIYNIVEEGGNKGIWIRDIRVKSNLVMTQLNKVLKQLENKKLIKAVKSVNASKKKVYMLYNLEPDRSITGGAWYQDQDFEAEFVDVLNQQCLRFLRMKRDSARTSGEGPLAVQKLSECTVADVHRFISDLGISKISLDEDDLETILKTVVYDGKAERIAQINGGFLYRAIETPIAAPGLVQMPCGICPVIKNCADCGEITPKLCTYISEWLD from the exons ATGGATGAAATCTCGACGATTGGATTTCAGATCATTTCCTTGGCGAAAGATAAACCGGAAGGCATCAACAATGACGATCTTTCCGAATCGCTACAAGGCGTTCCGCCGGAAAAGCGTGTGCAAGCGCTAAACAAGCTACTGTTGGACGGTGTGCTGGAGATACTGAAGAAGGGCAACACGTTGATATACCGCATGAAGGATCCGGGAAAGAAATCGTCCGCCCCGAAGGATATCGACAATGAGGAGCGCGTCATATACAACATTGTGGAGGAGGGGGGCAATAAGGGAATCTGGATAAGGGACATTCGTGTAAAATCTAATTTGGTCATGACGCAGTTAAACAAGGTGCTGAAACAGTTGGAAAACAAGAAGCTTATAAAGGCGGTCAAATCTGTAAAT gcaagcaaaaagaaagtgTACATGCTGTACAATCTCGAACCGGATCGTTCCATTACGGGTGGTGCATGGTATCAGGATCAGGACTTTGAGGCAGAGTTTGTAGACGTGCTAAACCAACAATGCTTACGGTTTTTGCGCATGAAGCGTGATTCAGCACGTACGAGTGGCGAGGGCCCGCTGGCGGTGCAGAAGCTGTCCGAATGTACCGTGGCGGACGTTCATCGATTCATCTCCGATCTCGGTATTAGCAAAATCAGTCTGGACGAGGATGATTTGGAAACGATTCTCAAGACGGTCGTGTACGATGGGAAGGCTGAGCGGATTGCACAGATTAATGGAGGATTTCTGTACCGGGCTATAGAGACACCAATTGCGGCACCGGGCCTGGTACAGATGCCGTGTGGCATCTGTCCGGtcattaaaaattgtgccGATTGCGGTGAAATTACACCGAAACTGTGCACTTACATTAGTGAGTGGTTAGATTAG
- the LOC126568694 gene encoding ufm1-specific protease 2, which translates to MIVKLRISSHVKQRIFDPSFAAASTGELYGTICDGVPTVIGFARVHQESNEESEDLVQSVPSDTPSPIQRNLPSGLDLIGWVKTGPYQDPTNFLLKNGPDAFVTDYPVYLHYTGEPEAELQTFIFKNRMLQVVECVLFDDDFLYREYYLLRLQCTLTLVCEQTEKSVCENAFRLRKQLGSGSVAFTVPAAPGVMLSDYVVTGIDKEENVEMLYAMATAPKPELDDGFGAGGRVKAKKPQLNARPPTGYRVIDFGLLIKKSKDDLDEKLRREACNVTIDRRNDDQTVKVPFQVDCLSLVHRTKKLDKCFDNMVESVDCSLGLIEAALLEQLRHQQRLYVSKCYHMLPKELGHFVTCVYPLDGELSESDSFLERQRANMHKQFLLKMTLPYFRKGNAYQFQPGKRLINPHETLTAPHPDGRTALVSGVYTYHHYMQDDFDDKGWGCAYRSLQTLVSWFNLQGYGTGKIPTHNDIQSCLVRLGDKQRPFIGSRQWIGSTEVSICLNDMLGIDSRIMFVTHGSELASRGMELLQHFQQEGTPIMIGGGVLAHTIIGVSMNAELGETKFLILDPHYTGVDELGPVLGKGWCGWKGGDFWDKTAHYNLCMPIRPKRL; encoded by the exons atgaTTGTAAAACTGCGAATATCGAGCCACGTGAAGCAG CGCATTTTCGATCCATCGTTCGCAGCGGCGAGCACAGGCGAACTATACGGTACCATCTGTGACGGAGTGCCGACGGTGATAGGATTTGCCCGGGTACATCAGGAATCAAACGAAGAATCGGAAGATTTGGTACAAAGCGTGCCAAGTGACACACCGTCCCCGATTCAGCGCAACCTGCCGAGCGGTTTGGATCTTATCGGGTGGGTAAAAACGGGCCCGTATCAAGATCCAACGAATTTCTTGCTAAAAAATGGTCCGGATGCGTTTGTCACGGATTATCCCGTCTATCTACACTACACCGGAGAACCAGAGGCAGAGCTGCAAACATTCATCTTCAAGAACAGGATGCTACAGGTGGTAGAATGTGTCCTGTTTGACGATGATTTTCTGTACCGGGAGTACTATCTGCTTCGCCTACAGTGCACCCTGACGCTGGTGTGCGAGCAGACGGAAAAATCCGTTTGTGAAAATGCATTCCGGCTGCGCAAACAGCTCGGCTCGGGCAGTGTGGCATTTACAGTACCGGCGGCTCCAGGAGTGATGTTAAGCGATTACGTCGTTACGGGCATCGATAAGGAGGAGAACGTAGAAATGTTGTACGCTATGGCAACGGCGCCAAAGCCGGAACTGGACGATGGTTTCGGTGCTGGTGGACGTGTAAAAGCAAAGAAACCGCAACTTAACGCACGACCACCCACCGGGTACCGTGTGATTGATTTTGggcttttaataaaaaaatcgaaagacGATCTGGACGAGAAGCTACGCCGAGAGGCATGTAACGTAACGATCGATCGGCGCAACGATGACCAAACGGTGAAGGTACCGTTCCAGGTCGACTGTCTCAGCCTGGTGCACCGTACGAAGAAGCTGGACAAATGCTTCGACAACATGGTGGAAAGCGTAGACTGTTCGTTGGGACTGATCGAGGCAGCACTGCTGGAGCAGCTACGGCACCAGCAAAGGCTGTACGTGTCCAAATGCTATCACATGCTGCCCAAAGAGCTCGGCCATTTCGTAACGTGCGTGTATCCGTTGGATGGAGAGCTGAGCGAATCGGACTCATTTTTGGAACGGCAACGTGCAAACatgcacaaacaatttttgcttAAAATGACCCTGCCCTACTTCCGGAAAGGAAACGCGTACCAATTTCAACCAGGGAAACGGTTAATCAACCCGCATGAAACGCTCACCGCGCCGC ATCCCGACGGTAGAACGGCTCTGGTGTCCGGTGTCTACACCTACCATCACTACATGCAGGATGACTTCGACGATAAGGGCTGGGGATGTGCGTACCGATCGCTTCAAACGCTCGTCTCGTGGTTCAATCTGCAAGGTTACGGTACCGGCAAAATCCCCACACACAACGACATACAATCGTGTCTGGTCCGGCTCGGTGATAAGCAACGACCGTTTATCGGTTCACGCCAGTGGATCGGTTCGACGGAGGTTTCCATCTGTTTGAACGATATGCTCGGTATCGATTCGCGCATCATGTTTGTAACGCACGGTAGTGAGCTAGCGTCGCGCGGTATGGAACTGTTGCAACATTTCCAGCAGGAAGGCACACCGATCATGATCGGTGGCGGTGTACTTGCCCACACCATTATCGGTGTGTCGATGAATGCTGAGCTGGGCGAGACGAAATTTCTTATCCTTGATCCACACTACACCGGGGTGGATGAGTTGGGCCCAGTACTTGGAAAGGGGTGGTGCGGTTGGAAGGGGGGAGACTTTTGGGACAAAACCGCACACTATAATCTGTGCATGCCGATACGTCCGAAGCGGTTGTAA